The Oxyura jamaicensis isolate SHBP4307 breed ruddy duck chromosome 9, BPBGC_Ojam_1.0, whole genome shotgun sequence genome includes the window GACCACTGTAAAATTGCCTTCTGTATTGGGCAAGTATGTGGATGGTATAATTACGTAACTTCCTGCAGGAAGCCTGCAAAGTTGGCTTACTTCCTGTGAATAGCAGTGAGGTACACAGCTAACCAGTGGCTCCAAGTGTAGAAAAGAGGAAGTACTTGGTTTCCAACTGCTGTTAGGCacctgcaaaaagaaagaaaacatgctgatcttctcaaatatttcagtcttctgtAAATGCCAGGTATAGCACAGTAAGGTATGTCCGATGTATCTATTACACTTCAAATGCTCGTTCTTATGTACAGAGCTATAGAAGAGAAGGATGGGAAGGCCTCCAGAAAATCCAGATGGCAGTATTAAGTACAGATAAATCAATCCTAGAAAATTCAGTCCTTTACACAGGATCATCCTGAACTTCTAAAAGCAGTATGCCCCTTGCCCAGGGCAAGGAGCACTGAAATAACTGATGGGCTTACCTTCACACCTGGCAAATGAGCAAGCTGATCAGAAGAAGTCTTACCTGGAAAATATGGAAACCTATCGGACGACACTTGCTATCTTGGCAGTGCTGACGGAGAGTAACTTTCACACTGCTTTTTCCTGGTCCTGCAGGAATGGAGAGGGGAAAGCAGGGATTGATATGGAAGGAGGGGAAGTTCCTGCTACCTCCAGCACTTTGCCCATTTTTCCAGCatccctgcagctgcactgtTTCCCATTCACCTGCTGGGAGTTCTTCAGAGAGGGCAGcatctggtggtggtggttttacctcACTATCAAACACAAGAGagaacaaaactgaatgcaCAAAGATCTGTATGATTTCACAGATTTAGAAAACCAGCCCACAAAAACAGACTAGAATTACATAAACTTACAGGAACACAGTGACATTCAGAAGAATATAGCACATGCAAACTATGCATCAAAACCAGatagatttttatatattcGTGATGTATCACAGTTTACACATTTTTCTCAATACTGTTTTGTAAGGTATCGTTGAAAGCAATACAGCTGATAGTGTTGCCTTGAGTATACACAAGCACCTCCCAGTAAGTTCAAAACATAcgctgtgggtttttttcctAGGTCCACTATGCCTTTATTCAGATAATTCCATTCTATGTGCAGACTTGATTGCTATAACATTAAGACATTTCGATCATAGCCCAGCACCACTTCTCACAGCCACATGAACAGACTAGTATCAACATCAGTTCCACAGCATTTGAAATCATACTGCAATGTAACTTCAGACATACCATCTGTCCTTACTTCCACTTTTCCATCCACTTAATGTAACAGCTGTTCTGATATTCTCTGACTGTCCATTCTAGACACGTATCCAGGCTGACACCTCTATTTCAGAGGCAGAAGTGTTATACTTAACGGCAATAGATCATGGGATAAAATATCCAGCCAAGTGTTCCCCAGATGCTATGTCCAGAAACCAAATATACTGCCAATAAAAGTCCACATTTTGCACCCATACAGCAAAATTAGCCTCATCATTTTGCAGACCTTTATTCAGTCTAAAACTTGATGCCATCTTGCCTACAAATTCTGCAGAGTAAATGACTTTATACTGCAATTTGCCAGCTTCTGTCCAAGGACATATGAGCTGTTAGCGTACTATCAGAATaccaaaaagaaatgaacagcaCAGTATATAGCTTACCAGGCACAAGCTGTTAGGCAacctcttattttttattttttttttaggtttcttGGAAGAAGATACAACTTTGTTGACTCCACACAACTACTCACCATCATGTCTTcttaagcatttatttcaggCCTATGGTCACTAACCCAGAATTGCTCATAAATAACTGACTAAGAAGTGTTGAGATATCTCTGTAGTCTGCTACAGTTAAAAAATTTAAAGTGTCAGAAGCTATTGGACTGATACTGCTGATATCCTGCGTTCAATCAGCAAACACTGTTATACTGGGGGAAAAAGACTGCTCCGAGTACATTATAAAAGTCTATTTTTCCATCACAAGTTATGAAGATCAAATATGACACAATACACAGTGATCCTTCTAAGCACTTGATCAGAATGTTGGTAATGTTTTGAGGCATTCACAATTAAAATACTCTGCCATATAGTCAGTGTTGAATGCTTTAATTCAAAATCCAATCCTGCATTCAACTAAAGAATGTCAGTGCTACTTTTCACACCTGTTCTCCAAAGACGAGCTACAAGTACTGCGTCATCTGAGTCCGCCGCTGACACTCTATTTGCATTTGAAACTGTACTGCTCACTATCAACAAAGTTGTATGTCTGGCAATCTGTTAGAACATGTGCCAACACTTTCTTCAGTACATGATAATATACGGCTCTTCTTTCCCATCGCTGACTGTAGTAACagctgcttttaatttccttggTACACCTTCATTTTTCCCAATGCTAAGAAACAACTTCCACATAGGAGAGATCTGTTCTGCAGAAACCTGCTCAGCtcttttataaaatatgcaCTCTCTCAGAACACTGGGATACAATTTAAGGTCAGGATGCTACTCAGCTGACTCTATGATACTTTAAATAAGAGGTAACAGCTGCTTCATCCAAAAAACAAGGAGACAGAATACTACTTAcgttaattaaagagaaaacaacactATTATTTGATGCTCTGCACagctcttcagaaacatttgaacACTGGCACATAACCCTATACTTCATGTGTTTGTGCACGCCCACAACTTTTAAGAacattgctgtttctttttaaacctaCCTGAGAGAGATTCTTCCTGTTGAAAATACACGAAGCAAGAAATGCCCTACTGCATCTTTTAGAAAAGTACTGGGAACAACAAGATAGTACCCAGGTGAAAGGTCACAGCATACATGCACTTCTCTATCATACGAATGGCAGATGGTACCTACAActggaggagcagagagggTCTTTGGAAGGTTAAATCGTTTCTTCTCCACCTGGAACAGATGCATAACAATGCATGGCATTTAAGAGAAATGagcagtttttaataaaaagtgaacaaattttctttaaaccatttttaaacatgcatacttttacaaaattaaacaagGAAGATAATGTCAGCAGACAAGCTGAACATCAAAGGGGAATAGAAGGTGTTAATATTCAGGAGGAATAAATTTAGGAGTTGTTACCAAATAATCAGCTTGAAATATCATGCACTAGTTTGGAATAGTCTCAAAAGTTCTGGATCTTGGCACTCAAAGATGAGAATCAAGTACTAGTCCACTCCTAGGCTGTACAGAGAGCATCTGCTTTGTGACATAAATTGGGATCATTCTAACATAAATGCGAGGTGTAAAATACATGAACTGTTGAATCCTATCACTGCCGCAAGAAATGAATGGTTTTACTCAGATGTTTCAGTaatgttttgaaacttttttgcaaaaagaaaaatgtcacttcCAAATTACCTTCCAGACATGCAATCCCACAGCCTGATAATTCTTCACCTGCATGCCTTCAGTCAAGGACAGATTTTTCTCTACTAAGTGAGTTAGATTTTGAATTCTTCCAGCCCAGTCAGCACtgtatttcctgtgtttctgcagcagagcaatgCACACCTCACTCTTCTCACAGACTCTCAGCCAGAACTTAGGGTTGGTAGGGAAGCTGCTGTTGTTACGGCAGCCACCTGCAGACTGGCCTTTCACCCAGGATCCAAAAAGATTCTGAGAGTGATAGAGCACTTTCTCTAACAAAATAAGAAGAACATGGTGCAGACACCAGaggttatttcattttatacaaCAAATACACGGCAAAGCAGAGATTCCCTAGCCCAAGAGAACATGCTGTGGTAGCCCTGATACTTCTTCCCAGTAGACATTTATGAACAAGATTTTGAGAGGCATAAAAATGAATGTCATGTCTGGTAATGGCAGACTGATGACATAAGCTTTAGAAGTAACGAGGAATTGGTTTTAGAAATCTGAAGTTTATATCTCACTAAAAAATCTGAAGACTCTCCAGAATAGGAGCTGTCTAAGCTTCAGACAAGATTGCTAATCTCTTAACAAGCCAGCAAGTAACTAGGTTTCTGAGGAATATCAAAGACCCTTCTAAGGatcttcagtttccttttatcCCTCTATTCTCCCCAGCAGTAGAGACAGAAAGGGTCTACAGGTGTAGAAGTAGGAAAggcttagaaaaagaaattatggtCTAGTTGCAGCTATTTGCAGTTCAAATGAAACTTTCCCATTGATGTATCATTATTTGTACAAGAAAGTTGTGCTTTTCATATCACACCTGTATAAAGGCTCTGAAGTTGTCCTTCCTCGTTGACTGGAAAGCCCATGGTAATCTCATCAAATTCTCTGAAAAATTCCTCTTCGTCAACCCAGAATTCTCCCTCTTGGATCTGGGAGAGCAGTTCTGAGGCAACTACCGGATCTAGTTGGCTCCACCCTTGACCACTGTAAGACAAAAGCTAAGATTCAGTTCTTCACCCGAGTTCCATAACAATCTTTGATCCCATGCAGCAAACTGGTGTAGGACaagaagtttcattttattttcagattcttGCATAGAATGTTGCCTGTATACACTTTGCTAGTCAGTGAGATGGATAATGGAAAGTATGAATCACAACAttcaaagaaaactttgaagaaaCAAACTACCACCAGATGAGGTTCAGTAGCACACTTACAGCTGAAATAGCTACTTTGCTTTCAATAGACACAGCATAGTGTCCAAACTGCGAGAGCCAAAATAACAGTTGCTAAAATCAGTGAGGAAAGTAAGCCAAGCTGCACAGTGACGGCTCTAAAAGAATTTCAGTGCTGTACAGCAAACATCAAAAACCACTGTTTGTATAAAGCACCAAGTTGTCTCTACAGAATCTGCTGGCTAAGCCCTACATTTTATTTAGGGCCCATTAAAAGCCAATATTtgcaacatttttgttttgttagaatACATATGGATccaactgaggaaaaaaaaaaaaaacacagagggcTCTAAGGCCATTCAAAGAAATGCTATCTTCTCAGCTATATGGCAAGTCACTGTTTGACAAAGAAACTACCACCAAGAGACTAAGAATGTATCCAAAACTCTACCCAAAGTAAAAACCATTACAGGATAATCACACtggaaccacagaatggtttgggttggaagggaccttaaagatcatccagttccaaaaccctgctttaaaattttggtgggagggacacctcccaccagcccgagttgcccaaagccccatctagcctggccttgaacacttccagggatggggcaatcaaaacttctctgagcagcctgtgccaggaccttaccaccctctgagtaaagaattttgGCCTTATAAGAGCAGCACCAGGGATGGAGTCTTCATtgagatatatttttaacttggaaCACAAACAACCTCCACACTACCTCTTCAAACTACATATTAACACAATCACATCTTACTATCATCTATTGCTGAAAGCTCCTTGGGTCAAGAATTGTGTGTTCTTTTCTACAGACTAAATATCCtaacacttttcaaaataagctAAGAGGGCCTGCCCTTTCATTCTTGTTATGTGCAAGCTATCTGCCATTTGAACTGCTGAACAAaattctctatttcttttaaaaacagatctttATATCTGCTCTGCATCAATTCCAGTTTCTTCTCCTCATATTaacctgcagaaacagaaaaagagtaTACAAGCAACAAGCATATGCATCctgctgctgtattttgctttaaacaagctttttttGTCTCCTGCAACTGAGACAATACCAACAGGAACAGATGAGTAAAGCTGAGTGACGACTTATAAGAAGCCACAAACCTCTTCTAAGCAAAGGTCCTTTGACcaactgcagagaaaacaaaggcaCCACAAAAAAAttggagacagaaaacaaacagcttcaGTATATTTCTAGGAAAAGATATAATGCTTTGTTAAACAAAAAATCGATATTAAAAGCTTTAGATTATCAGAACTATTAGATCAATGTGACTTAGAACCAGTGAACTCTCAAAACAACTGCATACAAACTAAAGCCTCTCTCCTCCACTTTAATCTATTAACAACATTCAACCTTGAGCTTCAGAACTTTCACAAATGattttccagatgaaaataAACCTACTTACCCCTCACACCAGGGACCTCTCCAGCACCGCCTCCCCCAGGGATTTCGTATTCGCAGCAGGACAATTTCCTTGCCTGACACTTCAGAAAGATTCAACATGTCTATCACAATAAAGGCATGAAATTCTCCTAGTTCACTTGcacctgaagagaaaaaataataataatggaggataagaaaatatacaaaagaaCTCACCCCATATTTTACAAAGACAGACATTAAACCATCCTGTGAAAGAAAGCTATTTTGAGCTAAAAGGAAATTGTTTATTGGATTAgtataaaaacagcattaaaaacagTGTTATTTGTAActatatagaaataaatgaaaaatttaaagcattttaaccTAGTAGTTGATCTTAAACATCTACACATTCTTGGTGCTGAAATTCATcaaggtttttagggttgggatttgggtgattttttttgttttgagagtGAATCATAATACCTTCCCATGCACCTAATATAAAAAGCACCTCCCCAAAAACACCCCATCCTGAACTTAACAAAATCCTTAAATCTTTACTCATCCAAGGTTACATAAAATTGCACAACAAAACATGCATGGTACTAGAATCAGCATTGCTGGCTGCCTTGTGCCCTGAACAGCATTCAATTGAAAAGTATCCTTTAAACATCTAGAGCTTTACTGTTACCTTGTCTGGAATTGAGGACTGAGCAGCTTATTACGCATTGTTCCTTCAGATTCATTAATCTCCTAAACAATTCTTTCTTCAAAACCATACCGGTCTTCTCTTTCTCTACATTTCTTCCAGGGTCTTTCAGGGTCCATCTTTCAGCAATGCCTCCAGTCAGATCAACCAAAGCATCTGCCACCTGTCCTGCCCACAGCTGTTCATATGATCCATGCactctgcagaaaaacacaagaagaaGTTTCTATAAGCAGTGAAACTCAAGAAAAAAGGTTCTTTTGTCCTTTCAGTCTTCCCCTACATCACAATCATGACTGCACCCTGCCTAATCCCCAAGCAAGCAAGAGAATGCACaaactgcattattttcagaatacttCACCTAAGGAATAGGTAAGCCATCAGATATTTCATTGTTTGATGGGAATTTTATTAACTCATTCTTTCCTATAGAGAAACTGTTCTAGCCTAGTAATTTTTACCTTATTTGCACATCATCTTTCACAATGTAATTGCATTCCACTCTCTTCCAtactctcttcttccttctacGAGTTTTGTTCACTCTGCACAGTGTTTCCTTCAacagtttaaataaatcaaGAGACTATCCTACCTGATGCgaaacaaattagaaaaaaactaCCTAGATTCACAAGATTctacagaaaacagagcattACCTTTCAGACCTTACAGAGAAGTTTTAGCATGTCCTAGCTAGTTCACACCTTCTACTCAACATACCCAAAGAAACTACTTCACACTTAAAGTCTTTTTCTGCCCTCTGCTGGCAGGCACACAATCTTTCTTCCAGGTTCTTTTGTACATTTGGTGTCTGTCTCATCAGTGCACTTTGTCTCCAAATTCTGGTTTGGATAGATTTGATATCATTTTGATAGATGTTTTATAAACCAGCCACATTTTCAACCGTGTTAACAATCTAGTTGCTTCTACTCAGTAATAAACTgtcaaataaagcaaaagctgcagtGAAATACACAGTCATGACCTCAACTAGCTTAAACTGATGTAACATTGCTGCTTTCCACGAAGATATTTACAGCCTGTCTGCTTTTCATTGAGCCCTCAAACTGCTGCACTAGTAAAATAGTTCCCTTTAATAAATTAGGGGACCAGTGGACAGTGACTTAACATCATTTGAATCCAAAAGCTCATATTCTTTTCAGCTCTTACTCTTCACCCTAATTCTCTCCGAAAGACTATCGTATACCACATGTAATCAAGAACACACCTTACAGGTTTAGGATTTAAGAAGAGACTTCTGTGCAGCCTAGTACAGGAAAGCTGGCAACCACACTACTTTATATTGAATAATATGCAGATCTATGCCCCAAACAGTCAGATGTCTAAGTAAACAGAAGGTAAGATATACAAGTATTCTACCTCCTTTTACTTCCCTCAATAACAGTGTTCACATACTTTGCATAAGCCTTTTCCAGCAGTGGAAGCCAAAACAAATCTTCTGTCTGACACTGGGAAAAGCAGAGTTTACCACCAAGGCAAGGCAAACGATCATCAATGGTTACTTCTACCCAGTGTCCAAACTGCCAGACTCGACAAGTGAAACAGCCTCGATATGACTCATCTGTCCAGCTGGGCTGACCTGGAGGGATTACCTACAGGCAAAAAGCCAAAATCGAGACAAGTAATTAtagttttttaatgaaacaaatttaAACTATGCTGAATACCAGccatttaataaagaaaaaaaaaaaaagtcacaacaAAAACAGTACAACTAAGCATAACAAAATCGATATTCATATGGATCAGGATTCGAAaacaatatataaatgtaaatcaggtaaagaaaattctgaaacGTGAAACAAGAAACTTCTCTACCTTATTCAGCAGGTATTTACTCTTCTGCAAAGCTACACAGGCACACAGGAACCAACAATCTCCCAGGATTCCTTGTTTCACTTGCACATCCTGCAGATTGTTTGAAAATAACCGAGGAGTAGAACAAATGTCCTGAAAGTAAAAGAAGGTGAGTTAAAGTTGAAGGTTGCCTAACAGTCTCAGGAAGTCTGTAACGCAGGGACCAGGAGGGCTCCAAGACATCTCACAAAATAAGGGAACTTTTACCTCTTAAAACATTTTGCCTTCAGACTCAGCCGAAGCAAGCAACAACTAAATTACTGCCTTGTGGCTTTTCACAGGAACTTTATATGAGGCAAATCTAGTTTCCGCATAGATTTTAGTGCACAAATGCCACCATCAAGTGCAACCTCAGCAGAGCGGTCAATAACTGAAAGACAACTTAATTCATCAGCTCCTTGCAAGACATATCATCAACTGCGAGAGAAGCGATGCCATTCGCATTGCACTGCACATCCCAACTTGCAAGAATCTCTGAACTCATATAATAGAAAAAACCTTTCTAGGGCAGATAAAAATAGTCGGTAGTGAAAGAGATTACTTCAAATGCAAGGTCTTGAACAATTTAACCTGATCTGAAAGTGAGCATCTGCGAGCGCTGCAAGAAACGGAAGTTAACTCATCAGTCCTCAGTAGTCATCAAGGCGTAAGGTACAAAACCCAGCTGCACACTGGACTCTGTGAAGTCTTTCATGTGTTAATTCCATCTGATAACCAATAGCTCCACTACTGTTCCACAATCACCCCCAGGTGTAGGGCAGAAAAGTAATACAACTAAAGGCAATGTACTTTTTCACTCCGTTACGTTTTTATAGCCTTATTTCTCCCCCCACATATAGAAAGCAAcatcataaatatttcacttccATTGAACGTACTGCAGAAACGCATTCTAATTTTTTAGTTCTCATATGTCTGGCTCTAAAAGCTAGATGGAAGTTTTAAAGCAGTAATACAAACTAtagctgttaaaaaaagaaagtctttcTTGTTATCAAAGCACAATTTTTCCCCAACGATAGCAAAGGAATCAACATCATTTTGAAACACtctaaaatgctgttatttttcaaaagttatacaatttattataaaaaaggGAACGATGTAgtgttgcttttaatttgatATGGCATTGTTTGTATGATGAAACATAATTATAATGAAATATCTGAATTTCTATGAGCATCACGGAATTCTGAAGTTCTATACCACgatttaaatcaaaacaacaagACATGAACCCTAACTTAAAAACAGTAAGACACAGATCGTTAA containing:
- the CAPN10 gene encoding calpain-10 isoform X1 encodes the protein MLGEKKQLTVKRDLYTDPTFPASDASIFFNYRTPLAQFRGEISWLRPQDICSTPRLFSNNLQDVQVKQGILGDCWFLCACVALQKSKYLLNKVIPPGQPSWTDESYRGCFTCRVWQFGHWVEVTIDDRLPCLGGKLCFSQCQTEDLFWLPLLEKAYAKVHGSYEQLWAGQVADALVDLTGGIAERWTLKDPGRNVEKEKTGMVLKKELFRRLMNLKEQCVISCSVLNSRQGASELGEFHAFIVIDMLNLSEVSGKEIVLLRIRNPWGRRCWRGPWCEGGQGWSQLDPVVASELLSQIQEGEFWVDEEEFFREFDEITMGFPVNEEGQLQSLYTEKVLYHSQNLFGSWVKGQSAGGCRNNSSFPTNPKFWLRVCEKSEVCIALLQKHRKYSADWAGRIQNLTHLVEKNLSLTEGMQVKNYQAVGLHVWKVEKKRFNLPKTLSAPPVVGTICHSYDREVHVCCDLSPGYYLVVPSTFLKDAVGHFLLRVFSTGRISLSEVKPPPPDAALSEELPAGEWETVQLQGCWKNGQSAGGSRNFPSFHINPCFPLSIPAGPGKSSVKVTLRQHCQDSKCRPIGFHIFQVPNSSWKPSTSSFLHLEPLVSCVPHCYSQEVSQLCRLPAGSYVIIPSTYLPNTEGNFTVVIAIKIDRKRIHSRETLGQVLQEVSFTTVMKR
- the CAPN10 gene encoding calpain-10 isoform X2, coding for MLGEKKQLTVKRDLYTDPTFPASDASIFFNYRTPLAQFRGEISWLRPQDICSTPRLFSNNLQDVQVKQGILGDCWFLCACVALQKSKYLLNKVIPPGQPSWTDESYRGCFTCRVWQFGHWVEVTIDDRLPCLGGKLCFSQCQTEDLFWLPLLEKAYAKVHGSYEQLWAGQVADALVDLTGGIAERWTLKDPGRNVEKEKTGMVLKKELFRRLMNLKEQCVISCSVLNSRQGASELGEFHAFIVIDMLNLSEVSGKEIVLLRIRNPWGRRCWRGPWCEGGQGWSQLDPVVASELLSQIQEGEFWVDEEEFFREFDEITMGFPVNEEGQLQSLYTEKVLYHSQNLFGSWVKGQSAGGCRNNSSFPTNPKFWLRVCEKSEVCIALLQKHRKYSADWAGRIQNLTHLVEKNLSLTEGMQVKNYQAVGLHVWKVEKKRFNLPKTLSAPPVVGTICHSYDREVHVCCDLSPGYYLVVPSTFLKDAVGHFLLRVFSTGRISLSEVKPPPPDAALSEELPAGPGKSSVKVTLRQHCQDSKCRPIGFHIFQVPNSSWKPSTSSFLHLEPLVSCVPHCYSQEVSQLCRLPAGSYVIIPSTYLPNTEGNFTVVIAIKIDRKRIHSRETLGQVLQEVSFTTVMKR